The following are from one region of the Phormidium sp. PBR-2020 genome:
- a CDS encoding UDP-N-acetylmuramoyl-L-alanyl-D-glutamate--2,6-diaminopimelate ligase, with amino-acid sequence MKLRELLAAIPNLNSLPEHPSLEMEIKGLNTNSHACQKGELFIGMPGTRVDGGEFWPGAMAAGATAAIVSEAALRKYPAQSGECVIAVADVTTACGYLSSCFYGYPGQTLPLVGVTGTNGKTTTTHLIEFLLQEAGKSPALFGTLYARWQGFEQVATHTTPFSVHLQEKLAQARNAGAEVGVMEVSSHALAQSRVLGCEFEVAAFTNLTQDHLDYHENMDEYFAAKALLFSPQYLKGRAVVNVGDAYGQLLADQIPGDRLWTYACEDTSADLYTENLTYTPTGVSGTIQSPQGSAAFSLPLVGQYNLENMLAAVGVVLHLGVTLEDVVAALPRFTGVPGRMERVQVSPQQDVSVIVDYAHTPDSLENLLEAARPFIPGRMLCVFGCGGDRDRTKRPLMGGIAARLADVAIVTSDNPRTENPDRIINDILEGIPGTIDPWVIPDRAEAIRRAILEAKPGDGVLIAGKGHEDYQILGTEKVHFDDREQAREGLNARLENL; translated from the coding sequence ATGAAACTCCGTGAACTGCTTGCTGCAATTCCCAATCTAAACAGCCTCCCCGAACATCCCTCCTTGGAGATGGAAATTAAAGGACTGAATACCAACTCCCATGCCTGTCAGAAAGGAGAGTTGTTTATTGGAATGCCGGGAACCCGAGTCGATGGCGGTGAGTTTTGGCCCGGGGCCATGGCAGCGGGGGCTACGGCCGCGATTGTCTCGGAGGCGGCCTTGCGGAAATATCCGGCCCAGTCGGGGGAATGTGTGATTGCGGTTGCTGATGTCACGACGGCTTGCGGGTATCTCTCCAGTTGCTTTTACGGCTATCCCGGACAAACCTTACCCCTAGTGGGGGTGACGGGAACCAATGGCAAAACCACCACCACCCATTTAATTGAGTTTCTACTGCAAGAAGCGGGCAAATCCCCAGCCTTATTTGGTACGCTTTACGCCCGCTGGCAGGGCTTTGAACAGGTGGCAACTCATACAACCCCGTTTTCCGTCCATTTGCAAGAAAAACTCGCTCAAGCCCGAAATGCCGGGGCTGAGGTGGGGGTGATGGAAGTCAGTTCTCATGCCTTGGCCCAGTCGCGGGTGTTGGGTTGTGAGTTTGAGGTGGCGGCGTTTACCAATTTGACGCAAGACCATCTCGATTATCACGAGAATATGGATGAGTATTTTGCGGCTAAGGCGTTGTTGTTTTCGCCCCAGTATTTGAAAGGACGGGCCGTGGTGAATGTGGGGGATGCCTATGGGCAATTGTTGGCTGATCAGATTCCGGGCGATCGCCTTTGGACCTATGCTTGTGAGGATACCTCGGCGGATTTGTATACAGAGAATCTCACCTATACACCAACAGGAGTATCGGGAACCATTCAGTCGCCTCAAGGGTCGGCGGCGTTTTCTCTACCGTTGGTGGGCCAGTATAATTTAGAGAATATGTTGGCGGCGGTGGGTGTTGTTCTGCATCTGGGTGTGACGTTAGAGGATGTGGTGGCGGCGTTACCTCGCTTTACGGGAGTTCCGGGCCGGATGGAACGGGTGCAAGTGTCGCCCCAGCAGGATGTGAGTGTGATTGTGGATTACGCCCATACGCCGGATAGTTTAGAGAATTTGTTGGAGGCGGCCCGGCCGTTTATTCCGGGGCGGATGTTGTGTGTATTTGGCTGTGGGGGCGATCGCGATCGCACGAAACGGCCCTTGATGGGAGGGATTGCGGCCCGATTGGCCGATGTGGCGATCGTTACCTCAGATAATCCCCGAACCGAGAACCCCGATCGCATTATTAACGATATCCTAGAGGGGATTCCGGGAACGATTGACCCCTGGGTGATTCCCGATCGCGCGGAAGCCATCCGCCGAGCAATTTTGGAGGCAAAACCTGGCGATGGGGTGTTAATTGCTGGAAAAGGCCATGAAGATTATCAGATTTTAGGGACAGAAAAAGTCCATTTTGATGACCGAGAACAAGCACGAGAGGGGCTAAACGCCCGTCTGGAAAATTTATAG
- a CDS encoding glutaredoxin family protein: MQLILFSKPDCHLCEGLQEKLEQIEFVSLEIRDITENEEWFQRYQYEVPVLFAVDASGGEHPIPRPSPRSNVAQLQQMLQKYDSVSG; encoded by the coding sequence ATGCAACTGATTCTCTTCAGCAAACCCGACTGTCATCTCTGCGAAGGCTTACAGGAAAAACTCGAACAAATTGAGTTCGTCTCCCTAGAAATCCGGGATATCACCGAAAATGAAGAGTGGTTCCAACGCTATCAATACGAGGTTCCCGTCTTGTTCGCGGTAGATGCGTCTGGGGGAGAACACCCCATCCCCCGTCCCTCCCCACGGTCGAATGTGGCACAATTGCAGCAGATGTTACAGAAGTATGATTCTGTCTCCGGCTAA
- a CDS encoding Uma2 family endonuclease, with amino-acid sequence MNSLTLNTDALHLDDERFFQLCQDNRDVQFERNANGTLIIMPPTGGDTGRRNFELCLELGLWNRQTQLGIAFDSSTGFKLANGANRSPDAAWIPQERWQGLTAEEKQGFLPLCPDFVVELRSRTDSLTTEEKMQEYVENGTRLGWLIDPSSQTVRVYRPQQNVEIVSSPSQLSGEDVLPGFVLNCDRLW; translated from the coding sequence ATGAATAGCTTAACTCTAAATACGGACGCACTCCATCTTGACGATGAGCGGTTTTTCCAACTCTGTCAGGATAACCGTGATGTACAGTTTGAACGCAATGCCAACGGAACCTTGATTATTATGCCCCCCACTGGCGGTGACACGGGACGTCGTAATTTTGAACTCTGTCTAGAATTGGGATTGTGGAACCGTCAGACGCAATTGGGAATCGCTTTTGACTCGTCGACGGGGTTCAAACTTGCCAATGGGGCCAACCGTTCGCCGGATGCGGCGTGGATTCCCCAGGAACGCTGGCAGGGGTTGACGGCGGAGGAGAAACAGGGATTTTTGCCCCTTTGTCCCGATTTTGTGGTGGAATTGCGATCACGAACTGACTCTTTAACTACGGAGGAGAAAATGCAAGAATATGTGGAGAATGGGACTCGTTTGGGATGGTTGATTGACCCAAGTTCTCAAACCGTTCGGGTTTATCGCCCTCAGCAGAATGTGGAGATAGTCAGTTCTCCCTCGCAACTGTCTGGAGAGGATGTTTTGCCGGGGTTTGTCTTGAACTGCGATCGCCTCTGGTAG
- the uvrB gene encoding excinuclease ABC subunit UvrB — protein MTSFQFTSPFEATGDQPQAIAKLSHNLQKNSRFQTLLGATGTGKTYTMARVIENLGKPTLVLAHNKTLAAQLCNELRGFFPNNAVEYFVSYYDYYQPEAYLPVTDTYIEKTASINDEIDMLRHSATRSLFEQRDVIVVASISCIYGLGIPSEYLNASILFQVGQEIDQRQLLRDLVTIQYQRNDLEMGRGKFRVKGDVVEIGPAYEDRLIRIEFFGDEIDAIRYIDPVTGQVLYSVNTLRIYPARHFVTPGDRLDMACDDIQRELETQLTLLENAGKLLEAQRLEQRTRYDLEMLREVGYTNGVENYSRHLAGRQAGEPPECLVDYFPEDWLLVVDESHVTVPQIRGMYNGDQARKRILIDHGFRLPSAADNRPLKADEFWRKVRQCVFVSATPGDWEIEQSDGQVVEQIIRPTGVVDPEIFVRPTEGQVDDLLGEIRDRISRKERTLVTTLTKRMAEDLTEYFQERGVLVRYLHSDINSIERIEILQSLRQGEFDVLIGVNLLREGLDLPEVSLVAILDADKEGFLRAERSLIQTIGRAARHVRGQAILYGDNLTKSMEKAISETQRRREIQLAYNDKHGITPTSIVKSIDNSILSFLEISRRLNRQQLDTAYEQVDEIPLSQIPELIQQLEAEMQEAAKNLEFETAASLRDRIKHLRDKLVGRRPEP, from the coding sequence ATGACATCGTTTCAGTTTACATCTCCGTTTGAAGCCACGGGTGACCAACCTCAAGCCATTGCCAAACTTAGCCATAACTTACAAAAAAATAGTCGTTTCCAAACTTTACTGGGGGCAACGGGAACGGGAAAAACCTATACGATGGCGAGAGTGATTGAAAATCTAGGCAAACCCACCCTCGTCCTGGCCCATAATAAAACCCTTGCGGCGCAACTGTGCAATGAGTTGCGGGGATTCTTTCCCAATAATGCCGTCGAGTATTTTGTCAGTTATTACGACTACTATCAGCCAGAAGCCTATCTCCCCGTCACCGACACCTATATTGAAAAAACTGCTTCGATTAACGATGAAATTGATATGTTGCGCCATTCCGCCACACGCTCTTTATTTGAACAGCGGGATGTGATTGTGGTGGCCTCCATTAGTTGTATCTATGGATTGGGGATTCCCAGTGAATATCTCAACGCCTCGATTCTGTTTCAAGTTGGGCAAGAGATTGACCAGCGGCAACTGTTGCGGGATTTAGTCACGATTCAATATCAACGCAATGATTTAGAAATGGGACGGGGTAAGTTTCGGGTTAAAGGGGATGTCGTCGAAATTGGCCCGGCTTATGAAGACCGGCTGATTCGCATTGAGTTTTTTGGCGATGAAATTGATGCCATTCGCTATATTGACCCGGTGACAGGACAGGTTCTATATAGTGTCAATACGTTGCGAATTTATCCGGCGCGACACTTTGTTACGCCGGGCGATCGCCTCGATATGGCCTGTGATGACATTCAAAGGGAACTCGAGACGCAACTGACGCTGTTAGAGAACGCGGGAAAACTCCTCGAAGCGCAACGATTGGAACAACGCACGCGCTATGACTTAGAGATGTTGCGGGAAGTAGGCTATACCAATGGCGTGGAAAATTACTCGCGACATCTAGCGGGACGACAAGCGGGGGAACCGCCGGAATGTTTGGTGGATTATTTCCCTGAGGATTGGTTGTTAGTCGTCGATGAGTCTCACGTGACGGTTCCGCAAATTCGGGGAATGTACAACGGCGACCAAGCCCGAAAACGGATTTTGATTGACCACGGCTTTCGTCTTCCCAGTGCGGCGGATAATCGTCCCTTGAAAGCCGATGAGTTTTGGCGGAAAGTTCGGCAATGTGTCTTTGTTTCTGCGACTCCAGGAGATTGGGAAATTGAACAGTCGGACGGACAAGTGGTTGAGCAAATTATTCGCCCCACGGGAGTGGTTGACCCGGAAATTTTTGTCCGACCGACGGAGGGACAGGTGGATGATTTGTTGGGAGAAATCCGCGATCGCATCTCCCGCAAGGAACGCACCCTGGTGACGACGCTCACCAAACGCATGGCAGAAGATTTAACGGAATACTTCCAAGAGCGGGGGGTTTTGGTGCGCTATCTCCATTCAGATATTAACTCCATTGAACGGATTGAGATTTTGCAATCCTTGCGTCAGGGAGAGTTTGATGTCTTGATTGGGGTAAATCTGTTGCGGGAAGGGTTAGATTTACCGGAAGTGTCCCTGGTGGCGATTTTAGATGCGGACAAGGAGGGGTTTTTGCGGGCCGAGCGATCGCTGATTCAGACCATCGGCCGCGCGGCGCGTCATGTGCGGGGACAAGCGATTCTCTATGGGGATAATCTCACCAAAAGTATGGAGAAAGCGATTTCCGAAACCCAGCGGCGGCGGGAGATTCAGTTAGCCTATAATGATAAACATGGGATTACGCCGACGTCGATTGTTAAAAGCATTGATAACTCCATTCTCTCATTCTTAGAAATTTCCCGGCGGCTGAATCGGCAACAATTGGATACGGCGTATGAACAAGTCGATGAGATTCCTTTATCCCAGATTCCCGAATTGATTCAACAGCTTGAAGCTGAGATGCAAGAGGCCGCGAAGAATTTGGAGTTTGAGACGGCGGCGAGTTTGCGCGATCGCATCAAACACCTGCGAGATAAACTCGTTGGACGTCGGCCAGAACCCTAA
- a CDS encoding nucleotidyltransferase domain-containing protein, with the protein MGDRHQLLSTEINRYVEVLKTHYQPQLIILFGSMVTEETHDWSDIDLLIVKETNERFLERIKSVMKLLKPKVGVDILVYTPSEFEQLSKCRAFIRDEILKKGKVL; encoded by the coding sequence ATGGGCGATCGCCATCAACTACTATCCACAGAAATCAATCGCTATGTTGAGGTATTAAAAACTCATTATCAGCCCCAACTCATCATTCTTTTTGGGTCTATGGTCACTGAAGAAACTCATGATTGGTCTGATATTGACTTGCTGATTGTCAAAGAAACAAACGAGCGTTTTTTAGAGCGAATAAAATCGGTCATGAAATTGCTAAAACCCAAAGTGGGAGTTGATATTTTAGTCTATACCCCCTCGGAGTTTGAGCAGCTATCTAAGTGTCGTGCCTTTATTCGAGATGAAATCCTAAAAAAAGGGAAAGTTTTATAG
- a CDS encoding class II aldolase/adducin family protein — MFDEGVIKYESVWEAGEPLSEAVLGDLMAWRDRLYGLGLIGAYENGIGFGNVSQRLGDGDEFIISGTQTGHLPHLEANQYTRVCEFDLGANRLRCCGPVKASSESLTHGAIYQRCPQVRAIFHVHQGQFWRRVLHRVPTTGAEVPYGTPQMAEEMFRLFEQENLSEARILAMAGHEDGVMSFGESLDEAGAVLLRWFEG, encoded by the coding sequence ATGTTTGATGAGGGTGTGATTAAGTATGAGTCCGTCTGGGAGGCGGGGGAACCGTTGTCTGAGGCGGTTTTGGGGGATTTGATGGCGTGGCGCGATCGCCTTTATGGGTTAGGACTGATTGGTGCCTATGAGAATGGGATTGGCTTCGGGAATGTCAGTCAACGCCTCGGGGATGGGGATGAGTTTATCATTTCGGGAACGCAAACGGGCCATCTGCCTCATCTGGAGGCGAACCAGTACACGCGGGTGTGTGAGTTTGACCTGGGGGCTAATCGTCTGCGCTGTTGTGGCCCGGTGAAGGCTTCGTCGGAATCGCTGACTCATGGGGCGATTTATCAACGCTGTCCCCAAGTTCGGGCGATTTTCCATGTTCATCAGGGTCAATTTTGGCGGCGGGTCCTGCATCGGGTTCCCACAACGGGGGCTGAGGTTCCCTATGGTACGCCGCAAATGGCGGAGGAGATGTTTCGCTTATTTGAGCAGGAAAACTTGTCTGAGGCGCGTATTTTGGCGATGGCGGGTCATGAGGATGGGGTGATGAGTTTTGGGGAGAGTTTGGACGAGGCGGGGGCGGTGTTGTTGCGGTGGTTTGAGGGCTAA
- the rpmI gene encoding 50S ribosomal protein L35: MPKLKTRKAAAKRFKLSGSGKKIMRRKAFKNHLLQHKSSKRKRNLSNKAVVNERDAENVREMLPYL, encoded by the coding sequence ATGCCGAAACTCAAAACCCGCAAAGCCGCCGCCAAGCGGTTTAAACTCTCTGGCAGTGGTAAGAAAATTATGCGCCGTAAAGCGTTCAAAAACCACTTACTGCAACACAAAAGCAGCAAACGCAAACGCAACCTCAGCAACAAAGCTGTCGTAAACGAGCGTGACGCTGAAAACGTCCGCGAAATGCTGCCTTATTTGTAA
- the rplT gene encoding 50S ribosomal protein L20: MARVKRGNVARKRRKKILKLAKGFRGSHSRNFRTANQQVMKALRNAYRDRRRRKRDFRRLWITRINAAARINGTTYSRLTGDLKKADIQLNRKMLAQLAVLDADGFAKVVAAAKSA; this comes from the coding sequence ATGGCTCGAGTTAAACGGGGTAACGTCGCCCGCAAACGGCGTAAAAAAATCTTAAAGCTGGCCAAAGGCTTCCGGGGATCTCACTCCCGCAACTTCCGCACTGCTAACCAGCAGGTGATGAAAGCCCTGCGGAACGCCTATCGCGATCGCCGCCGTCGCAAACGCGATTTCCGTCGCCTCTGGATTACCCGCATCAACGCCGCCGCGCGCATCAACGGAACCACCTACTCTCGTCTCACCGGAGACCTGAAAAAAGCCGACATCCAACTCAATCGGAAAATGTTGGCCCAATTGGCCGTCCTTGATGCCGATGGCTTCGCCAAAGTCGTGGCCGCCGCCAAAAGCGCCTAG
- a CDS encoding transporter substrate-binding domain-containing protein, protein MQRPPTFPNGYYRRLARLGLSLSLLVGLTLVEARPFEGLFSGGLSEGFSGNSALAAPLSEIRQRGYLIVGVKDNLRPLGFPDDAGGLQGFEIEIAHRLAQTLLGDAEAIQLRPVANRDRLPWLLADEVDLVIAQVTHTPGRSRLVNFSPPYYFDGTAVITRQPEIRRLADLRQRRVAVLYQSSAIAVLRHQIPTVELVGVESYQEAYQELEAGTVAAFAADATVLAGWQQTHRDYHVLGDRLSSVPLAVMMPKGLEYDPLRQAVNRAIVRWQQEGWLDDRARDWGLSTP, encoded by the coding sequence ATGCAACGTCCCCCGACGTTCCCCAACGGATATTATCGACGGCTAGCGCGTCTCGGTCTGAGTTTGAGTCTCCTGGTGGGACTCACCCTAGTCGAGGCGCGTCCGTTTGAGGGACTCTTCTCTGGGGGCTTGTCTGAGGGATTCTCCGGGAACTCCGCCCTCGCGGCCCCTCTGTCGGAGATTCGCCAGCGGGGTTATTTGATTGTGGGCGTGAAGGACAATCTGCGCCCCCTGGGGTTTCCAGATGATGCGGGAGGCTTACAGGGGTTTGAAATCGAGATCGCCCATCGTCTCGCCCAAACCCTCCTCGGGGATGCTGAGGCGATTCAGCTGCGGCCGGTCGCCAACCGCGATCGCCTCCCTTGGCTTCTCGCCGATGAAGTGGATCTGGTGATTGCCCAGGTTACCCATACCCCAGGGCGATCGCGCCTCGTGAATTTTAGTCCCCCCTATTACTTCGACGGAACCGCTGTCATTACCCGTCAGCCTGAGATTCGTCGTCTGGCTGACTTACGCCAGCGTCGAGTGGCGGTATTGTACCAATCCAGTGCGATCGCCGTCCTCCGCCATCAAATCCCCACGGTGGAGTTAGTGGGAGTTGAGAGTTATCAAGAGGCCTACCAAGAACTCGAAGCCGGAACCGTAGCGGCCTTTGCCGCCGATGCAACGGTTCTCGCCGGTTGGCAACAAACCCATCGAGACTATCATGTATTGGGCGATCGCCTCTCCTCGGTTCCCCTAGCGGTGATGATGCCCAAAGGCCTAGAGTATGACCCCTTACGGCAGGCCGTCAACAGGGCGATCGTCCGTTGGCAGCAAGAGGGTTGGCTAGACGACCGTGCCAGAGATTGGGGTTTATCGACCCCATAA
- a CDS encoding tetratricopeptide repeat protein, whose protein sequence is MDSNLALFYLATLVGLLAIAAWFVIRQTLRTRRMEKTLATLQSRVRSKDATAKDFYELGGVLLDKKLYSQAVINLQKALKAKDLKEDENKALVYNALGFAYAAQEQYDLAIRQYKEALKLTPDYTTAWSNLGFSYEKKGLDAAALEAYQEVLQREPDNAVAKKRSESMQKRLPVTSESNS, encoded by the coding sequence ATGGATAGTAATCTCGCTCTGTTTTATCTAGCCACATTAGTCGGGCTATTAGCCATTGCCGCTTGGTTTGTCATTCGTCAAACCCTACGAACTCGGCGCATGGAAAAAACCCTCGCCACCCTCCAAAGCCGAGTCCGCAGCAAAGATGCCACCGCCAAAGACTTTTATGAACTCGGGGGGGTTCTCCTGGACAAAAAGCTGTACTCCCAAGCAGTCATCAACCTACAAAAAGCCCTCAAAGCCAAAGACTTAAAAGAAGACGAAAACAAAGCCTTAGTGTATAACGCCCTCGGCTTTGCCTACGCCGCCCAAGAGCAATATGACCTCGCCATTCGTCAATACAAAGAAGCCCTGAAACTCACTCCCGACTATACCACCGCCTGGAGTAACCTCGGCTTCTCCTACGAGAAAAAAGGACTTGACGCCGCCGCCCTAGAAGCCTATCAAGAAGTCCTGCAACGAGAACCCGACAACGCCGTTGCCAAAAAGCGCAGTGAATCCATGCAAAAGCGCCTCCCTGTCACCTCTGAAAGTAATAGTTAA
- a CDS encoding glycosyltransferase: protein MNQSRPTSKTIAVWQPYFMGGGAEAVSLWILEALAPHYDVTLFTLHSIDLERLDILYNTHLSQQTITVKPLLPSVLNRDFVKPLIANNSKVRSGLIHWSVRAFKELNQDYDLVLSTYNGIDMGRRGLQYLHWVHVVEPNPKKMNTWGTIVMKISDFSLENLQDNITLANSKYTAENIKDAYGIESRVVYPPVVTEIEAIPWEQKENSFLCSGRIVKPKQPHQVIEILQKVRDRGFDVKLHITGGGGGAYQQSYERRIKKIAAQNSDWIQVYQDLPYKDYLKILARCRYGLHQKPEPFGISVAEMVKAGMIPFVRNKGGQVEIVGDHHQDLLFHRQPDAVEKIIAVLENTEKQKSLLDSLKKQQDLFSVEQFISEIQMAVADYFQESD, encoded by the coding sequence ATGAATCAATCCCGACCAACATCCAAAACCATTGCCGTTTGGCAACCTTATTTTATGGGAGGAGGGGCAGAGGCGGTAAGCCTTTGGATTTTAGAAGCCTTGGCCCCGCACTATGACGTAACGCTGTTTACTCTACATTCTATTGATTTAGAACGCCTTGATATTCTTTATAATACTCATTTATCTCAACAAACGATAACGGTCAAACCTTTACTGCCATCTGTACTCAACCGTGACTTTGTTAAACCTTTAATTGCTAATAACAGCAAAGTTCGCTCAGGCTTAATTCACTGGTCAGTGCGAGCGTTTAAGGAGTTAAACCAAGACTATGACCTGGTCTTGTCAACCTATAATGGAATTGACATGGGACGGCGGGGGCTTCAATATCTACATTGGGTGCATGTGGTAGAACCCAATCCCAAGAAGATGAACACCTGGGGAACCATTGTCATGAAAATCTCCGATTTTTCTCTGGAGAACCTTCAAGACAATATAACTCTCGCTAACTCTAAGTACACGGCTGAAAATATCAAGGATGCTTATGGGATTGAGTCACGGGTTGTGTATCCCCCGGTTGTGACGGAGATTGAGGCGATTCCCTGGGAACAGAAGGAAAATTCATTCCTCTGTAGTGGTCGTATTGTGAAGCCCAAACAGCCTCATCAGGTGATTGAAATTCTGCAAAAGGTACGCGATCGCGGCTTTGATGTTAAGCTGCATATTACGGGTGGGGGAGGCGGTGCCTACCAACAGTCCTATGAACGGCGTATCAAGAAGATTGCAGCTCAAAACTCGGACTGGATTCAAGTCTATCAAGATTTACCCTATAAAGACTATCTGAAAATTTTAGCCCGTTGCCGCTACGGACTTCATCAAAAACCTGAACCGTTTGGCATTTCCGTGGCCGAAATGGTCAAGGCTGGGATGATTCCCTTTGTCCGTAATAAAGGGGGACAGGTGGAAATTGTCGGCGACCACCATCAAGACCTCCTCTTTCATCGGCAACCGGATGCGGTGGAGAAGATTATCGCTGTTCTAGAAAATACAGAAAAGCAAAAGAGTTTGCTAGACTCCTTGAAAAAACAGCAAGATCTCTTTTCCGTTGAACAGTTTATCAGCGAAATTCAGATGGCGGTGGCGGACTACTTTCAGGAGTCAGATTAG
- a CDS encoding sulfotransferase domain-containing protein, whose translation MMSPKSLREQVRHHKNQAIQNYFHQRIYRHESPYQIWGRSQPLRVLLILGHMRSGSSLLTHILNHNPAILGYGETHITYESAEDFKQLMARVYWRCNDFKRLSDLQNLRMTHQYVLDKVLHNKLLVDESLLTHPQVSMIFLVREPTGSLASLQKLKPYLTEQERFGYYKNRLIKLGDYAELVDNKEKTLWVTYEQLLNQTQPVLNRFQEFLGTKTEFSEQYKLLKTTGKRWVGDSNEKIKTGKIIRHPTTSDHALSNDIEAEANAIYQNTCQRLQTFCSPSFLSS comes from the coding sequence ATGATGTCACCCAAAAGCTTACGCGAACAAGTTCGTCACCATAAAAATCAGGCCATTCAAAACTACTTTCATCAGCGTATTTATCGGCATGAAAGTCCTTACCAGATTTGGGGGCGATCGCAACCCTTACGGGTTCTCCTTATCCTAGGACATATGCGGTCAGGCTCATCGCTGCTAACCCATATCTTAAATCACAATCCTGCCATTCTTGGCTATGGTGAAACTCATATCACCTACGAATCCGCCGAAGATTTCAAGCAGCTCATGGCGAGAGTCTATTGGCGATGTAATGACTTCAAGAGGCTGAGCGACTTACAAAATTTGAGGATGACACATCAATATGTCCTAGACAAAGTTCTCCACAACAAACTGCTCGTTGATGAATCCCTTCTGACTCATCCCCAAGTGTCAATGATTTTTCTCGTTCGTGAGCCTACTGGTAGTTTGGCGAGTTTGCAAAAACTAAAACCCTATCTCACGGAGCAGGAGCGATTTGGCTACTATAAAAATCGCTTGATTAAGCTAGGAGATTATGCAGAGCTTGTCGACAACAAAGAAAAAACATTATGGGTAACCTATGAACAGCTTTTAAACCAGACACAACCTGTATTAAACCGTTTTCAGGAGTTTCTGGGAACCAAAACAGAGTTTTCAGAACAGTATAAGCTACTGAAGACCACAGGTAAAAGATGGGTGGGGGATTCAAATGAAAAAATAAAAACCGGCAAAATCATTCGTCACCCAACCACCTCTGACCACGCTTTATCTAACGATATAGAAGCTGAAGCAAATGCCATCTATCAAAACACTTGCCAACGCTTGCAAACATTTTGTTCTCCTAGTTTTTTATCATCATGA
- a CDS encoding DUF4346 domain-containing protein encodes MISQTSRRDELAAFDDQLSKRFIQLDPAGYFLIYLDREAGLICAEHYSNDINDKGLAVDPETGEPIPCDGGAKRRPTAIFRGKTAKELGIKITEEVDPAPLTYLDHALYLGREFVKAEAALLSGQEYIQD; translated from the coding sequence ATGATTTCTCAAACCTCTCGCCGCGACGAACTCGCCGCCTTCGACGATCAACTGTCCAAACGCTTTATTCAGCTTGACCCAGCCGGCTATTTTTTAATCTATCTCGATCGCGAGGCAGGACTCATTTGTGCCGAGCATTATAGTAATGACATTAACGATAAGGGCCTCGCCGTTGATCCTGAAACCGGCGAACCAATCCCCTGTGATGGGGGGGCAAAGCGGCGACCGACGGCCATCTTTCGCGGTAAGACGGCCAAAGAACTCGGTATCAAGATTACGGAAGAGGTTGATCCAGCACCATTAACTTACTTGGATCATGCCCTCTATCTAGGCCGAGAGTTTGTCAAAGCTGAGGCGGCACTCCTCTCAGGACAGGAGTATATCCAAGATTAG